From the genome of Lotus japonicus ecotype B-129 chromosome 6, LjGifu_v1.2, one region includes:
- the LOC130724535 gene encoding protein trichome birefringence-like 21: MKFEEIELFRCKHAVPRTVYLLPVTVLLAVVLLTLLRNWNQYSSSATTLGATETTEYCNLFSGEWVPYPKDPYYDNKTCSFISEKQNCFMHGRPDRDFLHWRWKPDECELPLFDATLFLKLVQGKSMVFVGDSVGRNQMESLLCLLSSVARPEDITGRYRSKTDIYFKWWFYSDYNFTLTLLWSPFLVKSTKTYVNDSSFYTSEKLYLDEPDEAWTTEIAKYDFVIISGGQWFFRPLTFYENGQVVGCQKCNNSTELNYYGYQHAYRTALRTIANLKGFKGLAFLVTHSPNHFESGHWNTGGSCNRTRPYTKEEKAQVHPYGLETLHQIQVEEFATAEEEAREKGLRFELIDLTEVMVMRPDGHPDKYGHAIDKDVSVRDCVHWCMPGPVDTLNEILLYMIRTGR, translated from the exons ATGAAGTTTGAAGAAATCGAGCTTTTCAGATGCAAGCACGCTGTTCCCAGAACGGTTTACCTCTTACCAGTCACCGTGCTCCTCGCCGTGGtcctcctcactctgctcagaaACTGGAACCAATATTCATCTTCTGCAACCACTTTGGGAGCAACTGAAACAACAGAATATTGCAACCTTTTTTCTGGAGAATGGGTTCCTTACCCCAAAGATCCTTACTATGATAACAAGACATGTTCCTTCATATCGGAGAAGCAGAACTGCTTCATGCATGGAAGACCTGACAGAGATTTTCTCCATTGGAGATGGAAACCTGATGAGTGTGAGCTTCCTCTGTTTGATGCAACCCTGTTCTTGAAGCTTGTTCAGGGGAAATCCATGGTTTTTGTTGGTGACTCTGTTGGGAGAAATCAGATGGAATCATTGCTCTGCCTCTTGAGTTCT GTTGCTCGTCCTGAGGACATCACAGGCAGATACAGATCCAAAACCGACATATATTTCAAGTGGTGGTTCTACTCCGATTACAACTTCACACTCACATTACTATGGTCCCCATTTCTTGTCAAATCCACAAAAACATATGTCAACGACAGCTCTTTCTACACCTCTGAGAAACTCTATCTAGACGAGCCGGATGAAGCTTGGACCACTGAAATCGCGAAATACGACTTCGTGATTATCTCAGGTGGCCAATGGTTCTTCCGGCCACTGACATTCTACGAAAATGGCCAAGTCGTGGGGTGTCAAAAATGCAACAACTCCACAGAGCTCAACTACTACGGTTACCAGCACGCATACAGAACCGCACTGAGAACAATTGCGAATCTCAAAGGTTTCAAGGGGTTGGCGTTTCTTGTGACGCACTCTCCGAACCATTTTGAGAGTGGACATTGGAATACAGGTGGGAGCTGTAACAGGACACGGCCTTATACAAAAGAAGAGAAAGCTCAGGTTCATCCTTATGGCCTTGAGACTCTGCATCAGATTCAGGTGGAGGAGTTCGCGACGGCGGAAGAGGAAGCGAGGGAGAAGGGGTTGCGATTTGAGTTGATCGATTTAAcggaggtgatggtgatgaggcCTGATGGGCATCCTGATAAATATGGGCACGCGATTGATAAAGATGTGAGCGTTAGGGACTGCGTTCACTGGTGTATGCCTGGGCCTGTTGATACTTTGAATGAGATTTTGCTCTATATGATCAGAACGGGAAGGTGA